A window of the Zeugodacus cucurbitae isolate PBARC_wt_2022May chromosome 4, idZeuCucr1.2, whole genome shotgun sequence genome harbors these coding sequences:
- the LOC105219810 gene encoding kelch-like protein 5 isoform X1: MPALPLHLRGMNVALLNESIYVLGGYVHNAATPLDTVYRLDNNGTEWQRVANLLKPRFEANVTVFEDKIYVFGGLSAAGTPPADCECYDAVSNTLTQCADMLEPRGNVGLTIARGQIYVLGGTKSVGGDCVQSYDPFKNVWTKVCYWSGKFKGYLTEF; the protein is encoded by the exons ATGCCTGCATTGCCACTGCACTTACGGGGCATGAATGTGGCGCTATTGAATGAAAGCATCTACGTTTTGGGAGGTTATGTGCACAATGCAGCTACGCCATTGGACACTGTGTATAG GTTAGACAATAACGGTACAGAGTGGCAGCGGGTCGCCAATTTGCTGAAACCACGTTTTGAAGCAAACGTCACGGTATTTGAGGATAAAATATACGTTTTTGGTGGCTTGTCAGCTGCAGGAACACCACCTGCCGATTGTGAATGCTATGATGCAGTGAGCAATACTTTGACACAATGTGCTGATATGCTGGAACCACGCGGTAATGTTGGT TTGACAATAGCAAGGGGCCAAATTTATGTGCTAGGCGGTACAAAAAGTGTTGGTGGCGATTGTGTGCAATCTTATGATCCATTCAAAAATGTGTGGACAAAGGTTTGTTACTGGTCTGGCAAATTCAAAGGATATTTAACAGAGTTCTAA
- the LOC105219811 gene encoding uncharacterized protein LOC105219811, whose product MFSDNIQSFLICNGLFSIKYTTVCFLLRSNYWIRMFASEFSGLSPTWGLCTSCQRRAEWACKRCTDMYCSAECQRKDWQRHRYICFPMPSLMPVGDIELHGCEYGMTQLFTKPKENKDGSTSADELLNNGNSEMNIEIRSKFCDTAERHVLVKFISSNKCVVRSLIQPDGFTDILKKIHVLGKSAPELNATPSVGSVALLLYKGIYSRVEVLLIQHDKAIRVLFCDYGMIGTATKTDFRVALDDVLKFPRLSSVIKLQNVQECSASKIMNLLQKFEGLKCELRKDVVPTSGDIVEVFTIMCESLNINEEINKMMVRDVKTSQSLENKIVNNNDDLLLDFNHDEPCQKGSPIFSPPFDIYVFQTDLVNFKVVVLDTSALSYGYVGCIAETDLKYLVTVQEYLNQYVDDGKFYNPKLYEYCLAKFENDWYRARVVKILGNSLYTVVYLDFTNEGTISSQDIRRYPNELNGSCRTNLCLIDGLPTSLNADHIKFLRGEITTERKLLIGKVKEVLQQIVVVECQHIIKKMSDLELI is encoded by the coding sequence ATGTTTTCCGATAATATTCAGTCATTTCTTATTTGTAACGGATTATTTTCCATCAAATACACCACCGTTTGTTTCCTTTTGAGAAGTAATTATTGGATAAGAATGTTTGCATCCGAATTTTCAGGACTTTCACCTACTTGGGGTTTATGCACTTCTTGTCAAAGAAGGGCGGAATGGGCTTGTAAGCGTTGTACGGATATGTATTGTTCTGCGGAATGTCAACGAAAGGATTGGCAACGTCACCGTTACATTTGCTTTCCCATGCCTAGTTTAATGCCAGTTGGTGACATCGAGTTACACGGATGTGAATATGGAATGACACAACTTTTTACGAAACCTAAAGAAAATAAAGACGGTTCCACATCAGCCGATGAGTTATTAAATAATGGTAACAGTGAAATGAATATTGAAATCCGCAGTAAATTTTGTGATACTGCCGAAAGGCATGTATTAGTGAAATTTATTTCATCTAATAAATGCGTTGTGCGTTCGCTTATACAACCAGACGGTTTTACGGATATCCTGAAAAAAATTCATGTTCTGGGAAAAAGTGCTCCGGAATTAAATGCAACGCCTTCAGTAGGTTCTGTTGCTCTTCTATTATATAAAGGTATATATTCTCGAGTTGAAGTATTGTTAATCCAGCATGACAAAGCAATTAGAGTATTATTCTGCGATTATGGAATGATTGGAACTGCAACCAAAACCGATTTCAGAGTGGCGCTAGATGATGTTCTGAAATTTCCTCGTTTATCATCGGTAATCAAACTGCAAAATGTACAAGAATGTTCTGcatcaaaaataatgaatttgctGCAAAAGTTTGAAGGGCTAAAATGCGAACTGCGTAAAGATGTGGTCCCGACTAGTGGCGATATCGTAGAGGTGTTTACTATTATGTGTGAAAGCCTGAACATAAAtgaggaaataaataaaatgatggTCCGAGACGTTAAAACTTCTCAgagtttagaaaataaaattgttaataataatgATGATCTCTTGCTCGATTTCAATCACGATGAGCCTTGTCAAAAAGGAAGCCCAATTTTTTCACCGCCATTTGATATTTATGTATTCCAAACTGATTTAGTAAATTTCAAAGTTGTAGTCTTAGACACCTCAGCTTTAAGTTACGGGTATGTTGGTTGCATAGCAGAAactgatttaaaatatttagttaccGTACAAGAGTATTTGAATCAATATGTAGATGATGGCAAATTTTATAATCCGAAACTTTATGAATATTGCTTGGCTAAGTTTGAGAATGATTGGTACAGAGCACGTGTTGTGAAAATTTTAGGAAACTCGCTCTATACTGTTGTTTACTTGGATTTTACAAATGAAGGCACAATATCATCGCAGGATATACGGCGCTATCCTAATGAATTAAATGGATCCTGTCGTACGAACTTATGTTTGATTGATGGATTGCCTACTTCACTGAATGCCgatcatattaaatttttaagggGAGAGATAACGACAGAACGTAAATTACTTATTGGAAAAGTTAAAGAAGTTCTTCAACAAATTGTTGTAGTTGAATGTCagcatattattaaaaagatgAGCGAccttgaattaatttaa